A window from Pseudomonas kribbensis encodes these proteins:
- a CDS encoding ABC transporter permease: protein MKMAATASRPSTATGSAASAAGSAAGKKASAMAPAPSLKQRWRGAGNLAPALLFLGLFFLAPLIGLLLRGVLEPVPGFGNYEQLFANSAYARVLFNTFSVAGLVTVFSLLLGFPLAWAITLVPRGWGRWILNIVLLSMWTSLLARTYSWLVLLQASGVINKALMALGIIDQPLEMVHNLTGVVIGMSYIMIPFIVLPLQATMQAIDPMILQAGSICGASPWTNFFRVFLPLCRPGLASGGLMVFVMSLGYYVTPALLGGAQNMMLPEFIIQQVQSFLNWGLASAGAALLIVITLVLFYFYLKLQPESPVGASNAR from the coding sequence ATGAAAATGGCGGCCACCGCGTCCCGTCCCTCCACTGCCACCGGGAGCGCCGCCAGCGCTGCCGGGTCGGCCGCCGGAAAAAAGGCCAGTGCCATGGCGCCAGCCCCGTCCCTCAAGCAACGCTGGCGCGGCGCCGGCAACCTCGCGCCGGCGCTGCTGTTCCTCGGCCTGTTCTTTCTCGCGCCGTTGATTGGCCTGCTGTTGCGCGGCGTTCTCGAACCGGTGCCGGGGTTTGGCAACTACGAACAACTGTTCGCCAACTCGGCGTACGCACGGGTGCTGTTCAACACCTTCTCGGTGGCCGGACTGGTGACGGTGTTCAGCCTGCTGCTGGGCTTCCCGCTGGCCTGGGCAATCACCTTGGTGCCGCGCGGCTGGGGTCGCTGGATCCTCAACATCGTGCTGTTGTCGATGTGGACCAGCCTCCTCGCCCGCACCTATTCGTGGCTGGTGTTGCTGCAGGCTTCGGGCGTGATCAACAAGGCGCTGATGGCGCTGGGCATCATCGATCAACCGTTGGAAATGGTGCACAACCTGACCGGCGTGGTGATCGGCATGAGCTACATCATGATCCCGTTCATCGTGCTGCCGTTACAGGCGACCATGCAGGCCATCGACCCGATGATCCTGCAGGCCGGCTCGATCTGTGGCGCCAGTCCGTGGACCAACTTCTTCCGGGTGTTCCTGCCGCTGTGCCGGCCGGGCCTGGCGTCCGGCGGGTTGATGGTGTTCGTGATGTCGCTCGGTTACTACGTCACCCCGGCGCTGCTGGGCGGGGCGCAGAACATGATGCTGCCGGAGTTCATCATTCAGCAGGTGCAATCGTTCCTCAACTGGGGGCTGGCCAGCGCCGGCGCCGCGTTGCTGATCGTCATCACCCTGGTGCTGTTCTACTTCTACCTGAAGCTTCAGCCGGAATCCCCGGTTGGCGCCAGTAACGCGAGGTAA
- a CDS encoding ABC transporter permease encodes MLLTPNAMSRRMRFGLYATTGLIALFLLLPIVFIVLLSFGSSQWLVFPPPGWTLKWYGQFFSNADWMNAAAASLKVAVLTTICAVALGLPTAFALVRGRFPGREMLYGLFTLPMIVPLVIIAVAVYALFLKLGYTGTMFAFVVSHVIVALPFTIISIINSLKLFDQSIEDAAVICGASRLQAVFKVTFPAIRPGMVAGALFAFLVSWDEVVLSVMMASPTLQTLPVKMWTTLRQDLTPVIAVASTLLIGLSVLVMVIAAALRRRNEISA; translated from the coding sequence ATGCTCCTGACTCCCAATGCCATGAGCCGCCGGATGCGCTTCGGCCTGTACGCCACCACCGGGCTGATCGCACTGTTTCTGCTGCTGCCGATCGTGTTCATCGTGCTGCTGTCGTTCGGCTCGTCCCAGTGGCTGGTGTTCCCGCCACCGGGCTGGACGCTGAAATGGTACGGCCAGTTCTTCTCCAACGCCGACTGGATGAACGCCGCGGCGGCCAGCCTCAAGGTCGCGGTGCTGACCACGATCTGCGCCGTGGCCCTCGGTTTGCCGACTGCCTTTGCGCTGGTGCGCGGACGCTTCCCCGGCCGGGAAATGCTCTACGGCCTGTTCACCCTGCCGATGATCGTGCCGCTGGTGATCATCGCCGTGGCGGTGTACGCGCTGTTCCTCAAGCTCGGCTACACCGGGACGATGTTCGCCTTCGTCGTCAGCCATGTGATCGTCGCACTGCCGTTCACCATCATCTCGATCATCAACTCGCTGAAGCTGTTCGATCAGTCGATTGAAGACGCGGCGGTGATCTGCGGGGCGTCACGCCTGCAAGCGGTGTTCAAGGTGACCTTTCCGGCGATTCGTCCGGGAATGGTCGCCGGCGCCCTCTTCGCCTTTCTGGTTTCGTGGGACGAAGTGGTGCTCAGCGTGATGATGGCCAGCCCGACCCTGCAAACCCTTCCCGTGAAAATGTGGACCACCCTGCGTCAGGACCTGACGCCCGTCATCGCCGTCGCTTCGACGCTGCTGATCGGCCTGTCGGTGTTGGTCATGGTGATCGCCGCCGCGCTGCGCCGGCGCAACGAAATCAGCGCCTGA
- a CDS encoding ABC transporter ATP-binding protein: MSAVIKDASLQNDKPLVSLRNLNKHYGDFAAVDNISLDIKDGEFLTFLGSSGSGKSTTLSMLAGFETPSSGEILVNGQSLVNVPPHKRDIGMVFQRYSLFPHLSVRDNIAFPLAIRKLAAAERDKRVDAMLKLVQLEQFAHRRPSQLSGGQQQRVAIARALVYEPRILLMDEPLGALDKKLREDLQDELRQLHRRLGITIVYVTHDQEEAMRLSQRIAIFSHGKIVGLGSGYDLYQNPPNAFVASFLGNSNFLKLKAQGNGAASFEGQSLSIRLTAGLQTGQDVLLMVRPEKALALSAQQAASESLAAGWNEVSAKVVEVLFLGESQTCSVVTSGGTSMTVKALSAAGMPLKAGDPVQVRWATADACVYTEWAESDLNKAAGAH, translated from the coding sequence ATGAGTGCCGTGATCAAAGACGCATCCCTGCAGAACGACAAACCCCTGGTCAGCCTGCGCAACCTGAACAAGCACTACGGCGATTTCGCCGCCGTGGACAACATCTCGCTGGACATCAAGGACGGCGAATTCCTGACCTTCCTCGGCTCCAGCGGATCGGGCAAAAGCACCACGCTGTCGATGCTCGCCGGCTTCGAAACCCCGAGCAGCGGCGAGATCCTGGTCAACGGCCAGTCTCTGGTGAATGTGCCGCCGCACAAGCGCGACATCGGCATGGTGTTCCAGCGCTATTCGCTGTTCCCGCATCTGTCGGTGCGCGACAACATCGCGTTCCCGCTGGCGATCCGCAAACTCGCGGCGGCCGAGCGTGACAAGCGTGTCGATGCGATGCTGAAACTGGTGCAACTCGAACAATTCGCCCACCGCCGCCCTTCGCAACTGTCCGGCGGCCAGCAGCAACGGGTCGCCATCGCTCGCGCTCTGGTCTACGAGCCACGCATCCTGCTGATGGACGAACCTCTGGGTGCGCTGGACAAGAAGCTGCGCGAAGACTTGCAGGACGAGTTGCGCCAGTTGCACCGCCGCCTCGGCATCACCATCGTCTACGTGACCCACGATCAGGAAGAAGCCATGCGCCTGTCCCAGCGCATCGCGATTTTCAGTCACGGCAAGATTGTCGGGCTCGGCAGCGGTTATGACCTGTACCAGAATCCGCCGAATGCGTTTGTCGCGTCGTTCCTAGGCAACTCGAACTTCCTCAAGCTCAAGGCACAGGGCAACGGGGCGGCGAGTTTTGAAGGCCAGTCGCTGTCGATCCGGCTAACCGCTGGATTGCAGACCGGGCAGGATGTTTTGCTGATGGTGCGCCCGGAAAAGGCTTTGGCGTTGAGTGCGCAGCAAGCGGCGAGTGAATCGTTGGCGGCGGGCTGGAACGAGGTTTCGGCGAAGGTGGTCGAGGTGCTGTTTCTGGGCGAGAGCCAGACTTGCAGTGTGGTCACTTCGGGCGGGACTTCGATGACGGTGAAAGCATTGTCGGCGGCGGGTATGCCGTTGAAGGCTGGGGATCCGGTGCAGGTGCGCTGGGCGACGGCTGATGCCTGCGTCTATACCGAGTGGGCCGAAAGCGATCTGAACAAAGCCGCGGGTGCTCACTGA
- the map gene encoding type I methionyl aminopeptidase — protein sequence MRNPIKINTRAEIAQSRVAAQLAAEVLAMLVPHVKAGVTTDQLDQLCNDYIVNVQKAIPANVGYHGFPKTVCASVNDVVCHGIPSGTPLKDGDILNLDIAVIKDGWFGDTSRMYVVGQASPEAQHLIKTTYEAMCAGIRVVRPGATLGDIGHAIQSLAEREGFSVVREYCGHGIGKVYHDEPQVLHYGYPNQGLKLKAGMIFTIEPMLNAGKRHVKNMPDGWTVLTKDGSLSAQWEHMVAVTEDGFEVLTVWPDQIEGLTAIA from the coding sequence ATGAGAAATCCGATCAAGATCAACACCCGGGCCGAGATCGCCCAATCCCGTGTGGCTGCGCAATTGGCCGCCGAGGTGCTGGCGATGCTGGTGCCGCACGTCAAGGCTGGCGTCACCACCGATCAACTCGACCAGTTGTGCAACGATTACATCGTCAATGTGCAGAAGGCGATTCCGGCGAACGTCGGTTATCACGGCTTCCCGAAAACCGTCTGCGCGTCGGTCAACGATGTGGTCTGTCACGGCATTCCATCGGGCACGCCGTTGAAGGATGGCGACATCCTCAACCTCGACATCGCCGTGATCAAGGACGGCTGGTTCGGCGACACCAGCCGCATGTACGTGGTCGGCCAGGCCTCGCCCGAGGCGCAGCATCTGATCAAGACTACCTACGAGGCCATGTGCGCCGGTATTCGCGTGGTACGTCCGGGCGCCACGTTGGGTGACATCGGCCATGCGATCCAGAGCCTGGCGGAGAGGGAAGGCTTCAGCGTGGTGCGCGAGTACTGCGGGCATGGGATCGGCAAGGTCTATCACGATGAGCCGCAAGTACTGCATTACGGTTATCCGAATCAGGGCCTGAAGCTGAAGGCGGGGATGATCTTCACCATCGAACCGATGCTCAACGCCGGCAAGCGCCATGTGAAGAACATGCCGGATGGCTGGACCGTGCTGACCAAGGATGGCTCGCTGTCGGCGCAGTGGGAACACATGGTGGCAGTGACGGAGGACGGGTTTGAGGTGTTGACGGTATGGCCTGATCAGATCGAAGGTTTGACGGCCATCGCTTGA
- a CDS encoding ParD-like family protein, translated as MGIVKISEDMHENLRISSNALSRSINAQAEHWMRIGMLAELYPDLDHHAICRLLIRAEQAGGLDLQQICALADAAQNTPVQEAAKA; from the coding sequence ATGGGCATCGTAAAGATTTCAGAGGACATGCACGAGAATCTGCGCATTTCCAGTAACGCACTGAGCCGCTCGATCAACGCGCAGGCCGAGCACTGGATGCGCATCGGCATGCTCGCCGAGCTGTATCCCGACCTCGATCACCACGCCATTTGCCGCTTGCTGATTCGCGCCGAGCAAGCCGGTGGTCTGGATCTGCAACAAATCTGTGCCTTGGCCGATGCCGCGCAGAACACCCCGGTTCAAGAGGCAGCCAAGGCATGA